GGCAAGAAAACAGGTCTACTTGCGACTTCTTGAAATTTAGCgtttattctttttccttttcttctaatttgcttttttgacacccagagaGATATTTCCTTGCCATGGACATGATTAAATCTAAAGCTATTAAGTCTTTTTGggtatgaattatcaaaatactTTATGCAGTCTAACCTGAAAGATGAAGTAAATGACCGTAGATCTTCttactttatgtttataatatgttgtaTTCTTGCACCAgactgtaatatatctgtaaacttcgtatattttcAAACCAGTCGATTGTTCAGTTAGATTTCTTCCTCTCCTCTTTTCATAACGCTATTATTATTCAGATCATTATCTTAGTTCCTCATCATGTTGGGCCCTCCTCAATGGCGGGTCCCGGTTCATTGCATCCGCCGCACCCCCCAGATGGCAGGCCCTGGTAGGATTCGAAGTATTAAGGAGGACAATACTGGAATTTTGAAGCCATTCTACGAAATCATTGCTTAGAGGAGATGATTTATTTGATCCCCAAAGAGGATGATGGAGATTAACCTTTTACATTTTCTCTATTCAGTCCTTGAGGAGCATATaagttaatgataataaaatttaagcctTTATGATAAACTTCAACTGCAAGAATTTCATGGTTGCTATTGTGTGTAGCACTCATTGTGATAATTCTACCAGATGCGTTTTCTGGAATGCCGGTAATTAAATCACCTCCGGGCCGATCCTGCCtgtctaaataaaacaaattttagttgaaaaaagaaagtaatctTCATACTTGAAGAATGTTTCTTGAAAAGTCCAGAATTCAGATGAAGAAAAAGGAGGAACTTTGAGCCACATTTTTTTAAGACCTCAACAGTTCCACTGTACGAAAGTCATTGTAGCAAAGAAAACGACAAAAACTCAGAAAAAAACCCAGTCCCAAATGAATTATAGGAAAACAAAAAAGTTTGAAGACACACaagaaaacaaaaggaaaaaggATAAAAAGGGGAAGGAGCGAGTCCAAGAACTAACTAAAAGCCCCTGCATCCAATTGCATTGGAATAGCAGATGCTTTGTGAATCTTTTCCAatgctttttttccttcttgatgAGAAAGATTTTCGCCGCCAACGTTACTCATGGCTGTTAAATCATGTGACAGCGATTCCACCAATTTTTCAAGCATTCCAAGGATCATGTTAATTTGctcttccattttaattttcattgtttggaTGACAGATTCTATCCTTTCATTCATTGTAATGACCATAGTCTccatttttttcgattatttgttctttgatattttttattgtagcaTTTATTTTGACAGTTGTCGCGTAACTAGATTTCTTTGATTGATTGCCGATTCGTCTCGCCTCAGCAGTTGTGATATTGTTTCTACATTTGAGCTCTAAAATGTCCTTTTTCTTGATATAAAATGGGATTCTCTCGATGTGGCTGAATGCTCGCCTTCACAATTTATACATTTCTGTGGGGATTGATAAATGCCTGCATGATTGTCGCCACACAGATGTCAAATCTTTGGTTTTTCGCATACCCTTGACGGGTTCATGAAACTGAAGCAATTTATGCACTGTCGCGGCTTTTCaataaatgattgtattttttgATTTGTGAACCAAATCTTTACTTCCACCGGCAAACGTGTTCCAAGTTTCGTTATGAAAACGGGTGATGTCTCCCGGGAgtcattctattttataaatcacctcatcaaaacaattttaaattctttatttttttgttaactcTTCAGAAATTTTTAGCAGTGAGACTTTTGTTGGGGTATCATAGAGTAGAAATCGGGAGATTATATTTCCCCTATAATATCCGTCGCAGCTGGAATGGTTATTATGTTGTCTAAATTAAGTAATTGGGCTGCACAAACAGGATCTTGGGTTGTAAACAAGAGTTTTCCCTTgcgaataaatttcatattttgtatgtTTGCATGAcactttattttctcttttatgaaaGCTTGCAGGGTAAATGGGTTTATTTGGAAAATTCGTAAGTTAGAGTCCGCATTtgatattacaatattaatttattcgtATTCATTTTGCACAAGGCGTAAAATCAGTTCATTTGTGGATTTTCCACTCTTGAAGAATTTTTTAGACATTTCAGATTGCATGATGTTTGCAGAATAGCAAATACCATTTTCTTCTACTACAGTAACCTTTGTATGGCTCAGTTTTACTAAGTTTTGAAAcactagaagaaaaaaagaagaaaaatggacAGGTCTTATCTGACTTCAGTGCACTATATCACATACCAGTTGAAAAAAcagaatatctaataaaataagaGAACAAGGAGCAAAttcttttccttcaaaaattacagcacaaaattattcaaaattcaaatcttgtttttttttcaacctcaacaacacaaagaagaaaaaaaccagTCTCCCAACAGCAATTTCAATTTGACAGATTACGATTTACTAATCGTCAAAAACAATCTTCAAAAGTTACAAAATGccagaatgaaaaacaaaataatgtggATCATCCTTAGAAGTTTTTAATTGAATCCCTTTGGCCGGCAACAACTTAATTCTAAAGAAAAGACTTTGTAAGAGCAATTGGAGTTAAACATAGACAGCTATGGAGTAACCATGGCAACTAGAACTGCAAACAATTCAGAACTTACATCATTTCGTTTATAGCGATCTGATGGAAAATGGAAtctaaaaaagttgttttactttCAGATATTCAGTATTTGAGAAAGTACGaatttaatcttgaaaataaGGACTACAAAATTTTCATCGAAAGAAATTTAATAGAGTATTTAATGAAATGGTAAGTTATaggttacaataatttttagatcgaaaaaataacttctaattAGATTGTCttcaattttacaatttacagaaaaatttacaattgttacttttttattatttaggaatATGGATAAAAGTCTCAGAATTTTTACGTACAGTTTTCAAGATACATATTATGAAGCAAATAAGGACCAATTCTTCAAAGTAAGTTAATAGTTTTGATACAATAAATAGttgattttatttacaaagtaATTAACTCTTAATGACAAccgtacattttaaatttcattcatttgtttcttttcaaaagtttgaTGCAGgttatataataacaataaacaaacTAAATTTGTCATTTATCTCTTTGCAGAAACTATTGTTTATTTGGGACacatttcttttctgattttttttaattctaatgaattaaaaaattaaagaaaactttggCGTTTTTCCGTGATTAttacgaaaaatataatttcagtaaaataactTTAAcgttagatttaattaaaaacaatttttataattgaaataaattaattctatccTTAAGTttggcaatttttgaaaattatttccaaaatagtatCACTATTTTGTATcactaatatcaaaataattgttatttataagtaatattgtAATCTTTAACTCTACTACTGATAAAAACGAATGACTATTGCATGACTCTCTGTAGGTAAATCTGTTGACTTAGACTCACCAAATTCGTCCAAATATACTTATAGAGGTTAGAATGCACAGTTCGGGAtgatttttgttcatttgaatgaatcagataactataaaacgcacaagaataatttttactctgtgttaaaattaaaaaaactgcaagTGTTGTGTAATCCCCAtcctcaattttaaaattacttttaaatatgatttgaaataatactttctatatatttttatatagatatatttttttactagccgcctttagcaaTCAGCTAGTTAGCCGGGATCAATCCTCGCTAAAAACtttgaattcaacattttatacAACTTGGTCTTTTAATAGCgtcatcagcaaaatattttcaaggtttaaaattttgatactcaTATACCCATATTACTATCATAGAAGCCTTACGCCATTCTATTCATGAATTATATATCTTCCTACTTTTTCAGCTCCCATAAAGTTTATCTTTAAATTGACGTAGAgttgattaaatttcaataaatacaaaaacttttttgctgaaaccaaacatgttttttatttttaatatgagtatAGAGATCCGAATCGTTCAGTACTGAAGTCTCAGCACTAACACagggattcatttttattaaaagaatatattattagctaaattatatattttctaaacagCTGAGAAATACagttactgaaatattaaaatcaagtgattttaaaaataaaggaggagaaatgttaatatatttcagatgtaACTTTTGGccaaaaatttcactttaaaggATTTGTTATGAATGTTTCACTTTCCCCCTTAATCCATGTTgtgattaaacaataaatttacaattcagGGTTATGTTTGGCATGCGATGTTTTTTCAACGATTTCGATGATTCGGATTGTTggaaagaattttgtattttctagataaatttaataaaaacattttaaaagaaaatgataatctTTGCTTATGTTTAGACTAAAAATTATAACGACAAAATTATAATAACgctaaaacataattaattaatgaaggtGTTTCAATTAACTTAAAATGTGTTTCCAATTGATtgtgtaaattttcaaaacatttccatTCTActtatacatcaaaatttaattcaattgccAATGCATTTTCAAGTCTCATGTCATCATACGATTCATTTCTCAGTCTCATGTAGCAATGAATGCCTTcagcttatcaaaaattaaactaattgcccaaatttcatattttccgctcatatactaaccgcctttggcgaccagctggttcaacAGGAataatgctttctaaaattttcaattaaatatttatgtagattgctcttttaataacttcttcagcaaaatatatttaaactgcgAATTTTAATAGTCACGTAACTCATATTGTTATAGAAGCCTTGCGATAATTCGTTCATTGTATTATATATCTCTCTTATTTGCAATCAGCTGCCGTGGAACCATgtggaaaatatcacattttatgcTACaacggaaaaacgccaaaattttgcttcatttttaattaagtaaaattataattgaacattaaaaaaaatcgctccaaggtatacttgtgtcaaatttgatagttgtcgGCTAAACGATCTgacctgtagaacgccaacacacacacgcgcgcatgcacgcacacatacacattgaactttattataaatatagattaactGCTTTTGACGTCCAGCTGATTCGCCGAGAATACTAATTGTGCGTCATTTCAATGAAACCTCTCATGCAAAACTTGGATGCCCTTAACAAATCATTTGTAAGTATCAAATGGTGATTGACATTAGAGCCATGCTATTTCAGAAACTTTAAACCTCTTCTGTTTGTTTTGCAAATGAACACTCCTCATGATGTCAAATTCAATAACGttataatgccattaaaaatatcACTCACCGTTTCATCTATCTTCAAACTACATCATATTCCTTTCGATagtataattttcattatctgCTTCACGCATAAACAGTGCAGataaataccatatttttttattcctcattTCAACTAAGGATGAAAATCATGCGATGAAGCAACTGATGAAACAGCGAAAGTGGTTGGAATTTCAATACAACAATTCAAtctatagtaaaatattaaatagaaaaatactttCCAAAAATGCCTTTAATTCGGTATAATCGCATGCCATTCAAAGcgatatcattaaaatttcgCTAAGATGTACATTAttacccccccccacacacacacacacaaattatatATGCGGCAATTGTCCCAGTTTATTACTTGTGTACATTCACGTTTTTGAAGTTTCCATTTCTTTATGCTTTTGAATCATACAACTAAATTACGAATTCAATAACTTGGAAGTTATTAATGATGCTTTATTTCGACCAGCAGATATTCTACGGAATTCACCAAATGAtttatattgaatacattttgataaatttccgacaaagaaataataataataataataaaaaaaaaaaaaaaaaacgaaaatattttagaatgaccaTGATACACCTTCCCTTCCTCCCCGAATCAGACGATATCGGGAAATCTACGATTTTCTTCCGACGTCTATTCTCGGTCCCCTTCTGTGCACGAGTGTGTAATGTGCGAGAGgcttttcattagaaataaaatgcatttagcATTGAAATGGAAATCGTTTGTGTGATTTCTGATATCTAATATAAATTCTTCTGTTGTTTATTATTCTATTCAGaagatatgattatttttaaattacttttccaaaAAGCTCTCTTCGGAATACCATTCGATTTAGTTTCGTATTCATCCcttcattcaaatataaaattaaaaaattctacactAATTTCCAGAGATTTATGTTGCTCAGAGCTTggttatatatagaaaatataattattaaaaaaatcataaaattttattacaaaaaaaatgtttttcaggaTTTGTTCCACACCgatgttgttttgaaaaatttagaatgtcagttatggaataattcaaaagataaaaagacATGGATTGAAATAGAGGATATCCCTTGCACTATTCTGAGCACAGAATTCTTCGACAGAATTTACAAGAACGAAATCGTTCTTCATGATGGAacaattagaaaatgttttgaagaataCATGGATGATATTGTCATAGCTGACGAACTCCGGAACATACTTTTGGTAGAGGAGTCATATAACTATCCATTATACACAGACAAAGAAAGAGCAGAGTTTCTCTTCCTAATCTTCCAGCACTTCTGTCTTGGCGGCTCCCTAAATCAGTATGAAGACAACATAAATCCATATATTTTAATGGCCAAAACACTTTACAAAGACCTCCTGTGGTAAGATGATTTGAACAAacataattgatgaaaaaatgattGGAATAAGTTAccaatatttgaaatctgaaatcaTGAATATATTTGTTTCCCTTGTTAGTGTCAGAAAAACTGGATCACCAAAGAAAACAACTATTATGTCACAAGTATTC
Above is a genomic segment from Argiope bruennichi chromosome 1, qqArgBrue1.1, whole genome shotgun sequence containing:
- the LOC129976628 gene encoding cilia- and flagella-associated protein 300-like; protein product: MKWNMDKSLRIFTYSFQDTYYEANKDQFFKDLFHTDVVLKNLECQLWNNSKDKKTWIEIEDIPCTILSTEFFDRIYKNEIVLHDGTIRKCFEEYMDDIVIADELRNILLVEESYNYPLYTDKERAEFLFLIFQHFCLGGSLNQYEDNINPYILMAKTLYKDLLCVRKTGSPKKTTIMSQVFKVEIFNDGMSIYPSQKHHKQNFSYVILNSILKEVTILQHTW